The sequence TCATCGACCAATCACCATCCGACATGCGGCTGCCGATGTGATAGCTTAGTCAGCCTCGAGGGTAAAACTTGCATCCCCTTTGTCTGCCCATGTGGACGTGAGTCTAAAACAGACAATTGTGGACTACCTCTTCCCTTATTGCTTATGTGGACAAAGGGACAAAGATAGGTTGTTAGAGATGATTAAAGGTTGTCTCCCCACAGAATATTCTGCCCCTCTACTGACAGGTATAAAAACTCACTTTGTATACCACTCGTGATGACACTCACTCACCGAGGGGTTACTAACTTGGGTGTCGGAGCGACCGAGTCGGGAAAGCTCTCTCGACCTTAGTCTTTACATAGGTGGCACCCTGGGAACTCAGCGTTTCCACCTCGGAGGCACCTCGGCCATACTTCGGACATCCCTGCGCATATGGGTCAGAACCACGTCGAGCTAACCACGATGTCAACGTCATATTCCTATaacataatataacattatggatCATGAATCTTCTTTGCTTTGTTGGAGCATGGCCAAGTGTTTATAACAAACAAAAGCTGAAGATATCATCCATACAATGAGTAAACTAAGTGTATATATGTGGAAGGGTGAAGACGAGATAATTTATACTATGAACAAGGAAGGATCTGGAGTTTTCTTTTCAATGACAAAAAAACTCACCTATGACACTAAAAACTCTAAGATCAATAGTCCAATGTCTTTTCAAGTACTGCCTCCCGcatatcttttcctttcctttttatcCACACTCTTTGTTTTCCTGAAATCGTTCGAGGCCCTCTGAGAAAGGAAACAAGTCCTGCTAACTTAATTCATCAGATTGCACAACCCAAGATCTTTCCCCAGGCTATACATCTAAACCCTATTAATCGACACTACGTAGCACATCAACCTCAAAACCCTAAAATCTGAATCATTAAGATGACAAGAGAACACCTCCCGATGACCCAATTCTCTCATAAATTACTTTTGTTAGTTGTTCTCAGGAAGCTCTTCTTTCCACCTTGCCATGGTACCCCAATTCAAGCAGAAACCCACTTTTTCAACTATCTGCAAAAAGATCAAATGCAAGAAAAGGaacaagaaggagaagaaaattACCTCCGAAACCCCATTCAACTCCAAAGCCACATCCAACGCCGAATGCTGAGACAGAAAACGATGGCCAAGAATTCCTACCAAGCCTAACACCGACGACATCGAAGCTACCGAGAACCAATGACTCCTTGCGGGCAAATCGACCTCTAAGCCTCGCTGCGAAAGGGGAGGGGGTTTCGCGTGACGGAGTGGAGGGCGGCAAGGAGGCGGATATGCGTTCCTAGTCGTGCGAGGCAGTGGCCGGTCACCAACGGTGCGAATAGTTAgtgttatcatattgcattgtcgTTCGAGAAAAGGGATCGAATTGGCTTCGATTTCTAGAGTTGGGTTCGATCGGGTGTAACCCCGACGTGACTAAGTACCGAATTAGCTCAAATTTATGCGCCCAACACGAACGGCTTTATAGATTTCCTTTTGCTGATGTGTTGGTCATGATATGtactctttcttgttgaaaactcCTTATCATGATATGTACTACTCCTAATAAATAGTAAGCATTATCATATGATTTAATAGGAGTGTTCAATGAACTCGATGATTGTTGAATTATagctataataaatataaaaaaaataattatgtataACATTCAATCATTAGTAAATTCATAAGATCATACATCAAATCATAGTAACGATGATGTCGAACCAATTTGATCATCAAAACTGTGTGTGATTTACTCGACATCCTCTCCCGTGCCGCATTGCTTATATCATGAGATTGGTTCTGTCGAACACACCAACCATGGGTGCAACGTATCGTCTACGTGTCATGCCCCCGCCTATCATAAATCAACCACGTCTTAGCATATGCAGCTGCATCAACATTGATTGCATATCACGTCTCCTCCACTTTCGTTCCACGTCTCCTTCCAACTAAGTGCCACCTTTAATCTTATCCACCTCTTCCTCTCTCGGCTGTCGTTCTCCATCGGACAGCTCAGCGATTTCCATCTCGCTCACCTGCCAAGGTgtcccatatatataatatacatatatcgaGGCTGTGCTCAATCTCACATGCCATGATTTCCACAGAAAtccatatttatttatagtattttttttatttttttattacaaaaaagaagggaaaatattaattaaacggAGTGTGACCAAACTTTCAAGTCAAAATAGCCAACTAAGGGATAACTCAATAACAATCGGACCTCTTTTTTCCGCCTTATTCTCCACATCATTTCTTATCATTACCGACCATATTTACATATGGTGCCCCTCCTCCGGTTTATCTAATGCCTATTATTGCTATTATCAAAAATACCTTTCACTCGAAGAATAACACTTTCGTGGAAACCAGCGTCATGATTTGCTATCATCAAGGAGCCCACATGATCATCTAAGGTACGTACTTGAGTATGAGTAGGTTAGCAGGGAAGAGTATAACTGACCTCCCTCGCATAACGCTAAGCTTCGAAATCTCTATAACTAAAATCAACGTAAAGCCGTCAtcatcaatctctctctctctctctctctccagcgaATTGAACTCGAGGCGCATCGCCATGAGCTGGTGGTGGGCCGGCGCCATCGGCGCcgcgaagaagaagacgacgggGGTTGACGCCGACGCTCCCGCCGCCAGGTACCAGAGCGTGGCCCTCGTCGTCGGCGCCACTGGCATCGTGGGTTCCAGCCTCTATGATATCCTCCCCCTCGCAGACACCCCCGGCGGTCCATGGAAGGTATACGGCGTCTCCCGCCGACCCCCGCGCCCCTCTCTTCTCTCCCCCAACATCGCAGACGGTGTAGGTCTTCCCGTCGTGCACGTTCCCTGCGACGTCGCCGACCCTGCTGACGCCCTCGCCAAGCTTTCCCCGCTTGGCGACGTTACCCACATCTTCTACGCCGCTTGGTGTCGCCGATCCACGGCGGCGGAGACCCGAGCTACTAACGCCGCCATGCTCCGCAACGTCCTTGACGCTGTCCTCCCTGCCGCCCCCAACCTCCAGCACGTCTGCCTTCAGACCGGCCGCAACCACTACCTTGGCCCCTACGGACCAGCCGGCGGAGTTGTCGCTGAGGTGGGGCCGCGCCACGATCCACCCCACGACCCTCCCTTCCCCGAGGACACACCCCGCCTTGCCATCCCCAACTTCTATTACGAACTCGAGGACGTCCTGCTCGAGGAATTGGCCAAGAAAGAGCGCGCCGTCACGTGGTCCGTTCACCGCCCCACCACCATCTTCGGCTTCTCCCCCTGTAGCCTTATGAACCTGGTATGCTCACTGTGCGTCTACGCCTCAATCTGCCGCAAGGAGGGCGTGCCCCTCCGCTGGTTCGGCAGCGAGGAGGCGTGGTACGGGTTCAGCGACGCGTCGGACGCCGACCTTGTCGCCGAGCACCAGATCTGGGCCGCCGTCGACCCCTACGCCAAGAACGAAGCGTTCAATTGCAGCAACGGCGACGTGTTCAAGTGGAAGCACCTCTGGCCGGTGCTCGCGGAGCAGTTCGGCGTCCCGGCGGTTGGCTACACGGGCTACGACGGTCGGTTCAAGCTGAAGGATGCGATGAAGGGGAAGGAAGCCGTGTGGGAGGAGATCGTGCGGGAGAACGAGCTCGCGCCGACGGCGTTGGACGAGGTCGGGAACTGGTGGTACGCTGATGCCGTGCTCGGCTTGGAGTTTGAGCACCTTGACAACATGAACAAGAGCAAGGAGCACGGGTTCTTGGGATTCCGGAACTCGGTAACTTCCTTCAACACTTGGATCGACAAGCTGAGGGCTTACAAGGTCGTTCCCTGATGCCTCTTTTACTTGTGCTTGCTATAATGTTCTCTTTCCCCTCTATACACTGTGATTTGCCAGTACTTCCATCTCTTGCTAGTTCGTCATCTACTTCTTGCACTTGTTTGTTGTTGTGCTATGGGAAGCTTGTAGTATGAATAATGTATCACTACAAATGAAATGATTCAAACTGAGTCCACAATAAAATTGGCAATATGCTTTAAAGAACTGTGtttgtttttattatatatattctgAAGAAAAATTATGGTTTGCAGCATTCATTAGAACATGTATTTGGAGATATTTACATTGCACAAACACTGGAGTTCTTTTCATGGTTATAGAGAAGTTAATCTGTTCTTCTCTGAGGATGAATATGAGGAAAGATAGTTTGTCTTTATCAGTTGAAATCCAGTTTCTTAACACAAGTACCTACATCTGAGCATATTCTACATCTGGAAGCATATTctacttttattttaatttattcatTCAATCTTTGttatttttcttgaatggatCCACACACTTTCCTGTTGTTCCAACATTAAACCATTCTTGTCAGAACATTAAACCCCATTATTCCTACTATGTATGTTCTTCCTGCTATAAGACTGAATCCTTGTAAGTTCATCATGTCTTGACTGGGGATCTTACAATCCCTTGCACTGTTAGCAGAACTGGTCATCTCTAGTATATTGTTGAAGGATTGTTGAGTATTCAAATCAAGGATTGGTGAGCAAGGTATTGCCACATACCTTGCCACTGAAAACAAATATTTGGTCTGGACATGTCTGCATATTTTAGGACTGGAGGTAtcaaaagaagagaaaacaaTTTCAGGTCAGAAGTCCTGCATACAGATATGAATTTTCATTGGTTTTTTATGTGGAAAAGGGCATATCCAGCTAGAACTGGTGTATGTGGTTCCTAATTTTTAAGAACCACTCTTTCCTCTCTACTTGTTAGCCCCTTTTATACTGCTCTTGTATTGATGTGATAAATTGCTACAGGATTTCAGACTGACTTATGTTTTCCAACAATTCAGCCTTGATTATGTATGTGAATAAATTTTGATAAACAGGAAGAAAGTGAACCTTACTATGTTGCCATCCATCTTTAGCAATTTTGCTGCACTCATATCTTGGCCAGAGAGAAGGAAATATTCTCCAAATTATAGTAGACATGCACATGCCTTTGTTGCAAAGATATGAGACAACTGATCATCCAACATTTGGTGAGTACATCATGCAGTTCAATAAAAGCCACTTCTATTCATGAAATATTGTCAACCATGTTTACATGAGAGATATTTGGGAGCCAAAACATTTCCAAACATGACCTAACTTGAAACCAATATTATGTActtcaatattttagatatatagAATCGAATATTAtatactttaatattttaatcgTATGAGCCTTATCACTCACCGAGTGTAATGAGTTAACTGACTAATAACTTAGTTTGatctaaattattaaaaaaatatttaagttaaaattaatataatatactcATCCAATCCTTATaagttaattttatttaattttatttctaaaaaatGACTCGATTCTGGTAAAGCAAATTAAACTATGCCAACGTATTCTGAACTGCTACAGCACAGTTGGACTGAAAGATTCGCAATGCACAAATCTTAAAGTATCATTTGATATAACGGATACAACGCCAGCGTAACGTACGATTTCAATGGTACGATTATTTCATCTACCCATTGGACCTCTTATCTTCGTACGATTTAAATCGAACGGCTCCAGATCTTCCTCGATCTGGAGGAAGAAGCTCTCCACTCTTATCTCCACTCACCTCGGTTCACGCTCCCTCCATTCGGATCCTCTCGTTTCCCCCAAACCCTCGCTTCGGTGTGTACCGGAGATCCGACCATGGCGGCGTCGATCGGCTTCCTCCCCGCATTCACCATCGGCGACGGGGCGTCTGTCGCCGCGCTCCCCCGCCGGGCTGTGCTTCTCCCCAGCTTCGCGCCGCCAAGAAGGTGGGCGGTCGCCGCGGATTCGCGCGCGGCCGTGGAGGCGGCACCGGATGCGACGGGGAAGCGGCGACCGAGGGGCATCACCAAGCCCAGGCCAGTGTCCCCCGAGCTCCAGGCGGTGGTGGGCGAGGCGGAGATCCCGCGG comes from Musa acuminata AAA Group cultivar baxijiao chromosome BXJ3-3, Cavendish_Baxijiao_AAA, whole genome shotgun sequence and encodes:
- the LOC135634040 gene encoding 3-oxo-Delta(4,5)-steroid 5-beta-reductase-like, which gives rise to MSWWWAGAIGAAKKKTTGVDADAPAARYQSVALVVGATGIVGSSLYDILPLADTPGGPWKVYGVSRRPPRPSLLSPNIADGVGLPVVHVPCDVADPADALAKLSPLGDVTHIFYAAWCRRSTAAETRATNAAMLRNVLDAVLPAAPNLQHVCLQTGRNHYLGPYGPAGGVVAEVGPRHDPPHDPPFPEDTPRLAIPNFYYELEDVLLEELAKKERAVTWSVHRPTTIFGFSPCSLMNLVCSLCVYASICRKEGVPLRWFGSEEAWYGFSDASDADLVAEHQIWAAVDPYAKNEAFNCSNGDVFKWKHLWPVLAEQFGVPAVGYTGYDGRFKLKDAMKGKEAVWEEIVRENELAPTALDEVGNWWYADAVLGLEFEHLDNMNKSKEHGFLGFRNSVTSFNTWIDKLRAYKVVP
- the LOC103979848 gene encoding uncharacterized protein LOC103979848, producing the protein MAASIGFLPAFTIGDGASVAALPRRAVLLPSFAPPRRWAVAADSRAAVEAAPDATGKRRPRGITKPRPVSPELQAVVGEAEIPRTQALKKIWAYIKENNLQDPENKRIVVCDEKLKKVFGGRDRVGFLEISGLLNPHFAK